A genomic region of Phycisphaerae bacterium contains the following coding sequences:
- a CDS encoding arylsulfatase has translation MQYAGGQASRSAAAFVAVVIIHFCPPCLSAAEQMPPGSQPARRPNVVIFLADDLGFSDVGCYGGEIATPNLDRLAADGLRLTQMYNTARCWPTRGALLSGYYAQQINRDPARQRPAWAALLPELLKPAGYHSYHCGKWHVDGKVLAGGFERSYHFEDWDRYFTPKAHFLDDKQLPAVKPSDGYYATRAFAQYAIDFLAEHKEKHGSEPFFLYLAFIAPHFPLHALPEDIARYRDRYLEGWDSIREARWRRLRALGIVDCGLSPLDPRFTPRYLKPDLIDMIGPGEVEHALAWSELTPQQQRLQATKMAIHAAMVDRMDQEIGRVLDQLRKMGAWDNTLVVFLSDNGADATLMVRGDGHDRAADPGSAASFLCLGPGWASVSNAPFRRHKIWVHEGGISTPCIMHWPAAIRSKGALRHTPAHVIDLVPTVLELADVAAPETWKGLGRPPMPGRSLVPLLDSDVEIQRDYLYWHHQGNRALRVGDWKLVSEAENNSMWELYNLKQDRIESRDLAGQYPDRVSQMADMWKQLDQEFRRQSGAVPSTGPEPARQR, from the coding sequence TCGGCGGCGGCGTTTGTTGCGGTCGTGATCATTCATTTCTGTCCGCCGTGCTTGTCGGCGGCAGAGCAGATGCCGCCGGGGTCACAACCAGCACGGCGACCTAACGTGGTCATCTTTCTCGCCGACGATCTCGGTTTTTCCGACGTCGGCTGTTACGGCGGCGAGATTGCCACGCCGAACCTCGACCGACTCGCGGCCGACGGTCTGCGGCTGACCCAGATGTACAACACGGCCCGATGCTGGCCGACGCGAGGGGCCCTTTTATCCGGCTATTACGCCCAGCAGATCAACCGGGACCCCGCCCGACAGCGACCTGCCTGGGCCGCGTTGTTGCCCGAATTGCTCAAGCCGGCGGGGTATCACAGCTATCATTGCGGGAAATGGCACGTGGACGGCAAGGTGCTGGCGGGCGGATTTGAACGTTCTTACCACTTTGAGGACTGGGATCGGTATTTCACCCCGAAGGCCCACTTTCTGGATGACAAACAGTTGCCTGCGGTCAAACCGAGCGACGGCTACTATGCGACGAGGGCGTTCGCCCAGTACGCGATCGACTTTCTCGCCGAGCACAAGGAGAAACATGGCAGCGAGCCATTTTTCCTTTACCTGGCGTTTATTGCTCCCCATTTCCCGCTGCACGCACTCCCCGAGGACATTGCCCGATATCGAGATCGGTACCTGGAGGGCTGGGACTCGATCCGGGAGGCGCGGTGGCGGCGGTTGCGGGCATTGGGCATCGTCGACTGCGGTCTCTCGCCCCTCGATCCGAGATTTACCCCGCGGTATCTCAAGCCTGATCTGATCGACATGATCGGTCCCGGTGAAGTGGAGCATGCCCTTGCATGGAGCGAATTGACGCCGCAACAGCAGCGTTTGCAGGCAACCAAGATGGCTATTCACGCGGCAATGGTAGACCGGATGGACCAGGAGATCGGCCGCGTTCTGGACCAACTGCGCAAGATGGGAGCGTGGGATAACACCTTAGTCGTTTTCCTTTCCGATAATGGGGCGGACGCCACGTTGATGGTCCGTGGGGACGGCCACGACCGAGCGGCAGATCCCGGCTCGGCTGCGTCTTTCTTGTGTCTGGGGCCAGGGTGGGCCAGCGTCTCAAACGCTCCTTTCCGCCGGCACAAGATATGGGTTCACGAGGGCGGCATCTCGACGCCGTGCATTATGCATTGGCCGGCGGCCATCAGATCCAAGGGAGCACTTCGTCACACGCCCGCCCACGTGATCGACCTGGTTCCCACCGTATTGGAATTGGCGGACGTGGCGGCCCCGGAGACGTGGAAGGGCCTGGGTCGCCCGCCGATGCCGGGCAGGAGCCTGGTTCCGCTCCTGGATTCCGACGTCGAAATCCAACGGGACTACCTTTACTGGCACCACCAGGGCAACCGCGCCCTACGGGTGGGGGATTGGAAGCTGGTATCGGAGGCGGAGAACAATTCCATGTGGGAACTGTACAATCTGAAACAAGACCGCATTGAATCCAGGGACCTCGCGGGGCAATATCCTGACAGAGTGAGTCAGATGGCGGACATGTGGAAACAACTCGACCAGGAGTTTCGCCGTCAGTCGGGAGCGGTCCCTTCAACCGGACCGGAACCCGCAAGACAGCGCTGA
- a CDS encoding rhodanese-like domain-containing protein gives MSRHYGSLIGSVAFSLMVLLLLSGQGCPQGAGLGVPGVEEVRYTNVTPAEAMALIQEHQDDPSFVILDVRSGEEFAAGHIEGAVSLCLLCSDPAFRDALADIDRSLTFLVYCRTGRRSANASGIMAAEGFTNVYNMTGGIVEWQSLGLPVVK, from the coding sequence ATGAGTCGGCATTACGGATCGCTGATCGGTTCGGTTGCGTTTTCGCTGATGGTGCTGCTGTTGCTGTCGGGGCAGGGATGCCCGCAAGGCGCGGGGCTCGGGGTACCCGGAGTGGAAGAGGTGCGGTACACCAATGTTACCCCGGCCGAAGCGATGGCATTGATTCAAGAGCATCAGGACGACCCGAGCTTTGTCATTCTCGATGTCCGCAGCGGGGAAGAGTTCGCGGCCGGTCATATCGAGGGCGCGGTAAGTCTTTGTCTTCTGTGCAGCGATCCGGCTTTTCGCGACGCGCTTGCCGATATCGACAGATCCCTCACCTTCCTGGTATACTGCCGAACCGGTCGCCGAAGCGCGAACGCCAGCGGTATCATGGCCGCGGAAGGGTTCACCAACGTCTACAACATGACGGGCGGAATCGTAGAGTGGCAGAGTCTGGGTCTGCCGGTCGTCAAGTAG